From Anopheles darlingi chromosome 2, idAnoDarlMG_H_01, whole genome shotgun sequence, the proteins below share one genomic window:
- the LOC125960051 gene encoding gamma-tubulin complex component 4 homolog, producing the protein MIHDILFTLFSSNAELPIENFTIPEVASTFLHPGEVKILEELIRIANQYKDIKRFVQQYGTVTAGLLKPKQQKPTEEPLLQGLYLQAFVDGLELVVKPYRDLVVELEAKYLSRPHLSLMFIFHQVSQYRPLFDFLLQLISGVVTQRIHGCALLPYLQQYCLHGNDANYQAVKTIQKSIYAIFLKQLYGWLLHGKFVDQYGEFFIQQMESLPKASITTHSGGIGTQRAASVNTCSDSASINSELWRYEIRHEMLPYYFPASWAEKVLFVGQTVLMFNFDPRQHNAERRSGERKQSNKGAARLVATKDSLWGTQEHELFRKFHQLQCDENLSVTKFEHLVDEIKEKVTQHMSVIVIEEAALVRQLRLMKDFFLLGRGELFFTFLEQTQSLKLLIGRDITDGTTRDLNRALQLAANSLNVGEELEQFSFELPGNDELRSKCYDSKSAIGHIVLKYKVQWPLHLLFSPKVLDRYNEMFRFLLRIKKLQHDLVHVWSYQREKRIRHNQDVVQLRNKLMFLVNNLQYYLQVDVLESQFAVLMATVTNPSKPADFERIQRAHTIYQANVLSLCFLLNNSTAGTDPSAALGMTTMDAGIIQIQENPVLTILDSILSIVDRFCSFCVDCEDPMTKIQRQEFTRYEQGFMSHVDSLLKLLIGLKAGPSSAPLSQLLLRLDFNHWFSMQVNE; encoded by the exons CAGTACAAGGACATCAAACGATTCGTGCAACAGTATGGCACGGTAACGGCTGGATTGCTGAaaccgaagcagcagaaaccgacGGAGGAACCGCTTCTGCAGGGCCTCTATTTGCAAGCGTTTGTAGATGGACTGGAGTTGGTGGTGAAACCGTACCGTGATCTGGTCGTTGAGTTGGAAGCGAAATATCTCAGTCGTCCCCACCTATCGCTGATGTTCATCTTCCACCAAGTGAGCCAGTATCGGCCGCTGTTCGACTTTCTGCTGCAACTGATAAGTGGCGTCGTCACACAGCGTATCCATGGCTGTGCCTTGCTTCCCTACCTACAGCAGTACTGTCTGCATGGCAACGATGCAAACTACCAAGCGGTCAAAAC AATACAGAAATCGATCTATGCGATTTTCCTCAAGCAGCTGTACGGTTGGTTGTTGCATGGTAAATTCGTCGATCAGTACGGCGAGTTCTTCATCCAACAGATGGAAAGCCTGCCGAAAGCATCCATCACGACCCACAGCGGTGGAATAGGAACGCAGCGAGCAGCTTCCGTAAACACATGCTCCGACAGTGCTAGCATTAATTCAGAACTGTGGCGCTACGAGATCCGACATGAAATGCTGCCCTACTACTTTCCTGCTAGCTGGGCCGAAAAGGTCCTGTTTGTTGGACAAACCGTGCTGATGTTTAACTTCGATCCGCGTCAGCACAACGCTGAACGGCGTTCgggagagaggaagcaaaGCAACAAGGGTGCCGCACGGCTGGTCGCAACCAAAGACAGTCTATGGGGAACCCAGGAACACGAGTTGTTCCGCAAGTTTCACCAGTTGCAGTGTGATGAGAATCTCAGCGTGACCAAGTTCGAACATCTGGTGGATGAAATCAAGGAGAAGGTCACGCAGCACATgtcggtgatcgtgatcgaggaAGCGGCTCTTGTTCGGCAACTGCGTCTCATGAAGGATTTCTTTCTACTCGGCCGCGGGGAACTGTTTTTCACGTTTCTTGAGCAAACGCAATCTCTAAAGCTGCTCATTGGTCGCGATATCACTGACGGAACGACACGCGATCTGAACCGAGCGCTGCAACTGGCTGCCAACAGCCTCAACGTTGGTGAAGAACTTGAGCAATTTTCGTTTGAACTGCCAGGGAACGATGAATTGCGGAGCAAGTGCTACGATAGCAAGAGCGCCATCGGGCATATCGTGTTAAAGTATAAAGTGCAGTGGCCATTGCATCTGCTGTTTTCACCGAAGGTGCTGGATCGGTACAATGAAATGTTCCGTTTTCTGTTGCGCATTAAAAAACTACAGCACGACCTGGTGCATGTCTGGTCGTACCAGCGTGAGAAGCGCATCCGGCACAATCAGGACGTGGTGCAGTTGCGCAACAAGTTAATGTTTCTCGTCAACAACCTACAGTACTATCTGCAGGTAGATGTCCTCGAGAGCCAGTTTGCGGTGCTCATGGCGACGGTCACGAATCCATCGAAACCGGCTGATTTCGAGCGGATCCAGCGGGCACACACGATCTACCAGGCTAATGTGCTTAGTTTGTGCTTTCTCCTGAATAACTCAACGGCCGGGACGGACCCTTCGGCGGCACTAGGAATGACTACGATGGACGCAGGCATAATACAGATCCAGGAGAATCCAGTGCTAACCATCCTCGACAGTATTCTTTCGATCGTTGATCGGTTCTGCTCGTTCTGTGTCGATTGCGAAGATCCGATGACAAAGATACAGCGCCAGGAATTCACTCGTTACGAGCAAGG gTTCATGAGCCACGTCGATTCGCTGCTGAAACTACTGATCGGTCTAAAGGCTGGCCCAAGCAGTGCTCCCTTGTCGCAGCTACTATTGCGTTTAGACTTTAACCATTGGTTCAGTATGCAGGTCAACGAGTGA
- the LOC125960083 gene encoding galectin-9-like: protein MAVLLYIALSIGDDLLALGSALYDCRGSWTECRSQLALARKERQFESLILQRYPPDRENKDDEDDRRRRRRPQQQHRGQQLKQRMSSESLDSCDYAFPESIPSPGSISLDKSSSTEVVYTLENIREVAPGLCFVVTGTVLLTCERFAVNLMLKNSDIALHINPRLPQSYIVRNCYVKGNWGREEVASPLSFNLHRGHRFALQILVTNEAFLICVNGRHCNSFKHRLPYRKICTLEVKGDVRDVAVDQCYMDSYPQLELEIVKRRTPEEQREAAEVNELEGTEAKQMPYTGVLPVPFTNGQKLHIFGRIKLLPHSFYINLQSSAYVWPHPNILFHLNPRFGNVGGRHVICRNSWRNGKWEREERTDNPSDLIPGKPFHLQIECTDAGYQVMLNNKLITEFIFRDNPRLVEAVYIQGDIKLYDVVVETAY from the coding sequence ATGGCCGTTCTCCTCTATATTGCGCTTAGTATTGGGGACGATTTGCTGGCGCTCGGTAGCGCGCTCTACGATTGTCGTGGTTCGTGGACGGAATGTAGATCGCAGTTGGCCTTGGCACGTAAGGAACGCCAATTCGAGTCATTGATACTGCAACGTTACCCGCCGGATCGGGAGAacaaggacgacgaggacgatcgacgacggcgacgacgcccacaacagcaacacagaGGCCAGCAACTGAAACAAAGGATGTCTAGTGAATCATTGGATAGTTGTGATTATGCTTTCCCCGAATCCATCCCCTCGCCAGGCTCGATTAGCCTGGACAAGAGCTCTTCGACCGAGGTGGTGTACACTCTCGAAAACATCCGGGAGGTAGCACCGGGACTATGCTTCGTCGTTACTGGCACGGTGCTGCTCACCTGCGAACGCTTTGCCGTGAATCTGATGCTGAAAAACTCCGACATAGCGCTGCACATCAACCCGCGACTGCCACAGAGCTACATCGTGCGCAACTGCTACGTGAAGGGCAACTGGGGCCGTGAGGAGGTCGCTTCTCCGCTCAGCTTCAACCTGCATCGTGGCCACCGATTCGCCCTGCAGATACTAGTGACCAACGAGGCCTTTCTGATCTGCGTTAATGGGCGGCACTGCAATTCGTTCAAGCATCGTCTACCGTATCGGAAGATCTGCACGCTCGAGGTGAAAGGTGACGTGCGGGATGTGGCCGTCGATCAGTGTTACATGGACAGCTATCCCCAGCTAGAGCTCGAAATCGTCAAACGACGCACACCGGAGGAACAGCGGGAAGCGGCGGAGGTGAATGAACTGGAGGGTACGGAAGCCAAACAAATGCCCTACACTGGCGTACTACCGGTCCCGTTCACCAACGGCCAGAAGCTGCACATCTTTGGACGCATCAAACTACTGCCACACTCGTTCTACATCAATCTGCAATCGAGTGCCTACGTTTGGCCCCATCCGAACATCCTGTTCCATTTGAACCCGCGCTTTGGCAATGTCGGAGGACGGCACGTCATCTGCCGCAATAGCTGGCGTAATGGCAAGTGGGAGCGCGAGGAGCGAACGGATAATCCGAGCGACCTGATACCTGGCAAACCGTTCCACCTACAGATTGAGTGTACCGATGCTGGCTACCAGGTGATGCTGAACAACAAGCTGATTACGGAATTTATATTCCGGGACAATCCGCGGCTTGTCGAAGCGGTCTACATACAGGGAGACATCAAGCTGTACGACGTTGTGGTGGAAACTGCCTACTAG
- the LOC125960034 gene encoding uncharacterized protein LOC125960034, which translates to MTKPEIKRREEELQSKRVCRFCLEPDASLLSKIYEQQTKCSTAPLTLQIMACVAIEVYSGDGMPEFICGTCRGVMEHSYQFKQICKKADSLLKSFLTSGEWPAKLTVPKLMPQSPPATVSLSIPKAESQPSLGKAISSKASPDATQQQPKLAIKTEKPRLIVLDTKSLQQIKKGQLVNAPQPPSPRSRTAGPQHTSTPIARRPTAKPPIVAEEVELAEPVPQPEAVRSKPEPVAKKPKILNGLAKPAVQKVEESFVTTGDGTVQMVLTKPTNVSSPGSTANEYSVDNSSDRKVFPCSECDRSFPLKQLLDIHMLNHSRARNFPCDQCEKRFFSKYDLAKHMSTHTGERPYVCVICRAAFSRSTLLTRHQAVHKDQPKYRCVYCGREFLAPMELGKHMAHHEKTRPFQCASCPKSFRYKQGLERHETTHMANQPFKCEYCHLSFMTNVKLSRHLTAHAGARPYPCRICTKSFLLSHHLTRHLRSHGTSDYAQYRCGDCEEVFKDPNSLIYHSAQHATESLTCPLCREQFEDVEQVVEHIQWHSDAPQFLCDYCDLMFISKEKLEAHWKDMHANELAQERSWVQHKQITMEDEDSHQRERQEPSSLGDESQEGALLSNEQRTRQITIDGELIEADLLLESDVAGFDEGNGIYLYNDNGEIFRDQPEMENNLVFEVTEFELAPKDEATDDPIIDPLANRNSKSSSLPKEPSNAKTLADEMSKKLSRQPCLENFFNKETKKTAADVLKNLPKGVTIKKPTSSGKVQEKPTAPSTTEPKVSPATEQKRKTVNVAPVRAASTTGKRTSAEAPKSSSTGNTDKISPKAKVRVVTKHSPQEVAREKSVAVKSAPERKMSSRATASVAGRSSAAIKRTAEPASSPDEEAGPSKRQTIQRAAIMTSNTKLDATSLRAIKRVAAGTPVGKPIEMNVGGQKIKMHKVYMKKSVQAPQLKLRSKQ; encoded by the exons ATGACTAAACCGGAGATAAAACGTCGCGAGGAGGAACTGCAATCGAAGCGGGTTTGTCGTTTTTGTCTCGAGCCGGACGCTTCGCTTTTGTCCAAAATCTACgagcagcaaacgaaatgCTCAACGGCGCCGCTAACGCTACAAATAATGGCTTGTGTGGCTATCGAG GTCTACTCCGGAGACGGTATGCCCGAATTTATCTGCGGCACGTGCCGCGGCGTGATGGAACATAGCTATCAATTTAAgcaaatttgcaaaaaagcCGATTCGCTGCTGAAATCCTTCCTTACCTCCGGGGAATGGCCTGCGAAGTTAACGGTGCCGAAGTTAATGCCACAGTCTCCGCCAGCCACAGTTTCTTTG TCGATTCCCAAGGCGGAATCACAACCGTCACTTGGCAAAGCAATTTCTTCCAAAGCATCGCCGGatgccacgcagcagcagccaaagttggcaataaaaaccgaaaagcctCGGTTAATCGTTTTGGATACGAAAAGTTTACAACAAATCAAAAAGGGACAACTCGTAAATGCTCCCCAGCCGCCTTCGCCACGCTCACGCACTGCTGGCCCACAACACACCTCCACACCGATCGCTCGTCGACCGACCGCTAAACCACCGATAGTAGCCGAGGAGGTGGAATTAGCCGAACCGGTACCGCAACCGGAAGCGGTTCGATCAAAACCTGAGCCTGTTGCAAAGAAGCCGAAAATTTTAAATGGACTAGCCAAGCCAGCTGTACAAAAGGTTGAAGAGAGCTTCGTAACCACGGGTGACGGTACGGTGCAGATGGTACTTACAAAACCGACGAACGTCTCATCGCCCGGTTCGACAGCAAATGAATACAGCGTCGACAATTCCAGTGACAGGAAAGTGTTTCCATGTTCGGAgtgtgatcgatcgtttccgcTGAAGCAGCTACTGGACATTCATATGCTTAACCATTCCCGGGCACGGAACTTCCCGTGCGATCAGTGTGAAAAGCGGTTCTTTTCGAAATATGATCTCGCGAAGCACATGTCAACCCATACCGGCGAGCGgccgtacgtgtgtgtaaTCTGTCGGGCCGCGTTCAGCCGATCGACGCTGCTTACGCGCCATCAGGCCGTACACAAGGATCAACCGAAGTACCGGTGCGTTTACTGTGGACGCGAGTTCCTGGCACCCATGGAGCTGGGCAAGCACATGGCACACCACGAGAAGACGCGACCCTTCCAGTGTGCCTCCTGTCCCAAGAGCTTCCGCTACAAGCAGGGGCTGGAGCGGCATGAGACAACGCATATGGCCAATCAGCCGTTCAAGTGTGAGTACTGCCATCTGAGTTTCATGACGAACGTGAAGCTATCGCGCCACTTGACGGCCCACGCCGGTGCTCGACCCTATCCGTGTCGTATATGCACCAAATCTTTCCTGTTGAGTCATCACCTTACGCGCCATCTGCGTAGTCATGGCACGAGTGATTATGCGCAGTATCGTTGCGGAGACTGCGAGGAAGTGTTCAAGGATCCGAATTCGCTCATCTACCATTCGGCGCAGCATGCTACCGAAAGTCTTACGTGTCCCCTGTGTCGCGAGCAGTTCGAGGATGTAGAGCAGGTGGTCGAGCATATCCAGTGGCATTCCGACGCGCCACAGTTTCTCTGTGACTATTGTGATCTGATGTTTATCTCCAAGGAGAAACTGGAGGCTCACTGGAAGGATATGCATGCGAATGAGCTGGCACAGGAACGGTCCTGGGTTCAGCACAAGCAGATCACTATGGAGGACGAGGATTCGCATCAGCGGGAACGGCAGGAACCATCATCTCTGGGGGACGAATCGCAGGAGGGTGCCCTGCTTAGCAACGAGCAGCGTACAAGGCAGATCACGATCGATGGAGAACTGATCGAGGCAGATTTGCTATTAGAATCCGATGTCGCCGGATTCGACGAAGGGAACGGTATTTATCTTTATAATG ATAATGGAGAAATCTTCCGCGATCAACCGGAAATGGAGAACAATCTGGTGTTCGAAGTGACAGAGTTCGAGCTGGCACCCAAGGATGAGGCAACCGACGATCCGATCATAGACCCATTGGCAAACCGAAAttcgaaatcatcatcactaccaAAAGAACCAAGCAATGCTAAGACGCTAGCAGATGAAATGAGCAAGAAGCTCAGCCGGCAGCCTTGTTTGGAAAATTTCttcaacaaagaaacaaagaaaacggcTGCTGATGTGTTGAAGAACCTGCCCAAGGGCGTAACGATCAAAAAGCCAACATCATCGGGCAAGGTACAGGAGAAGCCAACCGCTCCCAGTACCACGGAACCGAAGGTATCTCCAGCAACggagcaaaaaagaaagacgGTCAACGTGGCTCCGGTACGGGCAGCAAGCACCACCGGTAAAAGGACTTCTGCGGAAGCCCCGAAGAGCTCATCAACCGGAAACACGGACAAAATCTCGCCTAAGGCAAAGGTGCGAGTTGTAACGAAACACAGTCCCCAGGAGGTGGCAAGGGAGAAGTCTGTCGCAGTGAAATCGGCGCCTGAAAGGAAGATGTCAAGCAGAGCAACGGCCTCCGTTGCAGGTAGGTCGAGCGCGGCGATAAAGCGAACAGCTGAACCGGCCTCTTCGCCCGATGAGGAAGCGGGTCCtagcaaacggcaaacgataCAGAGAGCAGCCATCATGACTAGCAATACAAAACTAGATGCCACTAGCCTCCGGGCGATTAAACGTGTAGCTGCCGGTACACCCGTAGGTAAACCGATCGAGATGAACGTCGGTGGACAGAAGATCAAGATGCACAAGGTCTACATGAAAAAGTCGGTCCAAGCCCCACAGCTCAAACTGAGAAGCAAACAATAG
- the LOC125960092 gene encoding protein arginine N-methyltransferase 6, translated as MNELRKRVENMESEQITNPGAYFDSYEDLKVHELMLTDGPRQNAYHNAIVGNRDLFAGKTVLDVGAGTGILSIFCAQAGARKVYAVEASNLARLAREVIKENNFQDVIDVSECRVEDFRLPNEEERVDIIVSEWMGFFLLHEGMLDSVLVARDRFLKPNGLMFPDTATIYLAPCSVPSRFDRWNSVSGVSMQCFGRALRHQGSDKPEVLTVAPEHLLHEGHVVTWLDLKEVTTEELDAFEAKEVLVGQRTGKLQGFCIWFDCTFPVGEQGGRIPNDIVLSTNPVAPETHWKQTVIPLPEGACEDLEQRDPIAFELKMTRNKDTNRRYDLQLTLLDAEKEEHSLPCECQMTKCILMKAHLEKMQVDV; from the exons ATGAACGAACTGCGAAAACGTGTTGAAAATATGGAATCCGAGCAAATTACAAATCCTGGCGCTTATTTCGATAGTTATGAAGATTTAAAG GTGCACGAGCTGATGCTCACCGATGGACCCCGGCAAAATGCTTATCACAACGCAATCGTTGGAAACCGCGATCTGTTTGCCGGGAAAACGGTTCTCGATGTGGGCGCCGGTACGGGCATACTTTCCATCTTCTGTGCACAGGCCGGTGCACGTAAAGTGTACGCCGTTGAGGCTTCCAACTTGGCTCGATTAGCACGGGAGGTGATCAAAGAGAACAACTTCCAGGACGTGATCGATGTGAGCGAGTGCCGGGTAGAGGACTTCCGGTTACCGAACGAAGAGGAACGGGTCGATATCATCGTCTCCGAGTGGATGGGATTCTTTCTGCTACATGAGGGCATGCTGGACTCGGTGCTAGTGGCACGCGATCGCTTCCTTAAACCGAACGGGCTGATGTTTCCCGATACGGCCACCATCTACCTAGCGCCGTGCAGTGTACCGTCACGGTTTGATCGCTGGAACAGCGTTTCTGGTGTCAGTATGCAATGCTTTGGTCGTGCGCTACGGCACCAAGGCTCGGATAAGCCCGAGGTACTTACCGTTGCGCCGGAGCATCTGCTACACGAAGGTCACGTCGTTACCTGGCTGGATCTGAAAGAAGTGACGACCGAGGAGCTGGACGCGTTCGAGGCGAAGGAAGTGCTAGTGGGCCAGCGTACCGGTAAATTGCAGGGATTCTGCATATGGTTCGATTGTACCTTCCCGGTCGGTGAGCAGGGGGGACGCATACCAAACGATATCGTGCTCTCAACGAACCCGGTTGCACCGGAAACACACTGGAAGCAAACGGTGATTCCACTACCGGAAGGAGCATGTGAGGATCTGGAACAGCGAGATCCGATTGCCTTTGAGCTTAAAATGACGAGGAACAAGGACACAAACCGAAG ATACGATCTCCAGCTGACACTGCTGGATGCAGAAAAGGAGGAACACAGCTTACCCTGCGAGTGCCAGATGACCAAATGCATTCTCATGAAGGCCCATTTGGAAAAGATGCAGGTCGACGTTTGA